A region of Necator americanus strain Aroian chromosome I, whole genome shotgun sequence DNA encodes the following proteins:
- a CDS encoding hypothetical protein (NECATOR_CHRI.G3381.T1), whose translation MLLDPNTQWASRFPYIIVTAQPARDTIHHSRYHAITLSSIRGNHAAGSCAESIIHTVTYQLTFGQENRIAEQVSLPSIPFPRMMYKPPEPNPTVDNKFRVFATSVYSVLERFSRKHVNFNLTVAQRRGLREIRNLITAGEIKVSVSDKGGEFVVLSRELDKAITRQHLEDDSLYVPSSANEFRKQYRRLNRVWVETAGTTGLPKIFITRLKNDLPACPVLYTLIKTHKLSENGLTSNDPRDFKVRPIISGIGGPTDRISWLLNIILNQLLRYVPAHLSSSSNFLKHLRSTSFECECVVETFDVTSLYTNVSNDVAMQAVHELLTQRQASLNMYGFSIRQIMTLINECLNCSIFRWSGQYYRQLRGLAMGQRLAPTLAIVFMAKIEKPIIDRKPLLYYRYIDDCCVVCSTQAELDACFNLLNQQCPHIKFTRERPIDNWLAFLNVHIYLRNGICKTKWYRKPSSKNILIHYLSAHPSKMKKKSVIGNVYRTAARVSSSSQEKTWSINVAHKVAMSNGYPAGDGATRQARYPSRRPNVVDGPEKIPFCLPYISDDMSRAVRGCLRKAGLGNDVRVVEIPPANLKGQLVRNRVYDRLCTTPSCVVSPYGREGDCMISGVVYRITCRLCGDDYIGETGRPLCIRVKEHLDGLAKSKTFTPLGAHRRICHPNSEVEVEVRILSYESEITARRTLEAFWITAKSPKMNKKDDCIAITNELSPYQDLCGF comes from the coding sequence atgctccttgaccctaatacacaatgggcgtcccgtttcccctatataatcgtcaccgcacaacctgcacgtgatacgatacaccactcccgatatcatgcaatcaccctctcttcCATACGGggaaaccacgcagctgggagttgtgcagagtcgatcatacacacggttacgtaccagctgaccTTTGGGCAAGAGAACAGAATAGCTGAGCAAGTATCCTTACCCTCCATACCTTTCCCGCGTATGATGTATAAACCACCTGAACCCAACCCCACGGTAGACAACAAGTTTCGAGTGTTCGCAACATCGGTGTATTCCGTTTTGGAGCGTTTCTCGAGAAAACACGTAAATTTCAATCTAACTGTCGCGCAACGTCGAGGCCTACGTGAGATTCGCAATCTTATTACAGCTGGAGAAATCAAGGTTTCCGTTAGTGATAAGGGAGGCGAATTTGTTGTCCTATCACGTGAACTAGACAAGGCGATAACGAGACAACATCTTGAGGATGACAGTCTATATGTCCCATCTTCCGCCAATGAGTTTAGAAAGCAATATCGCCGCCTAAACAGGGTTTGGGTAGAAACGGCTGGAACAACAGGGCTCCCAAAAATCTTTATTACGCGTCTCAAGAACGACTTACCCGCATGTCCAGTCCTATACACGCTAATCAAAACTCACAAGCTCTCTGAAAATGGCCTCACTTCGAACGATCCACGTGACTTTAAAGTGAGGCCTATCATTAGTGGTATCGGGGGCCCCACGGATAGAATTTCCTGGCTGCTCAACATAATCCTAAATCAGCTGCTCAGATATGTCCCTGCCCACCTCAGCAGTTCTAGcaacttcctaaaacatcTCCGCAGTACCTCATTTGAGTGTGAATGTGTAGTAGAGACCTTTGACGTTACGTCACTCTatacgaacgtttcaaacgatgtagcgatgcaggctgttcacgaactgctcacgcagcgCCAGGCTTCTTTGAACATGTATGGATTCAGCATCAGGCAGATCATGACATTGATAaacgaatgcctgaattgctctattttccgatggtcgggacagtactaccgacaacttagaggcctagctatgggacaaaggctggcacccactctcgccattgttttcatggccaagatcgaaaagcctataatagaccgcaaaccactgctgtattatcgttacatagatgattgctgcgtcgtctgctcaacccaagcagaactagacgcgtgcttcaatcttctcaatcagcagtgtccgcacattaagttcacaagggagagaccgatagacaactggttggctttcctgaatgtgcacatttacttgcggaatgggatatgtaagactaagtggtaccggaaacccagtagtaaaaacatcttaatccactatctttcagcgcatcctagcaaaatgaaaaaaaaatctgttataggtaacGTGTACAGgacggcggcaagagtctcatcgagtagccaggaaaaaacatggtctataaatgtggcccataaagtagcaatgtccaatgggtacccagctggagatggtgctacccgacaagcacggtatccctctcgaagacccaacgtagtggatggcccagagaagatccctttctgtttaccttatatatctgatgatatgagcagagcagtacggggctgtctacgaaaagcgggtctagggaatgacgtgagggttgtggaaatacctccagcaaatctcaagggtcagctggtacgtaaccgtgtgtatgatcgactctgcacaactcccagctgcgtggtttccCCGTATGgaagagagggtgattgcatgatatcgggagtggtgtatcgtatcacgtgcaggttgtgcggtgacgattatataggggaaacgggacgcccattgtgtattagggtcaaggagcatctagatggactcgcaaaatcaaaaaccttcaccccacttggagcacaccgtagaatatgtcatccaaactccgaagtagaggtagaagttcgtatattatcctacgagtccgaaatcacagcacgcagaacgctagaggccttttggataaccgccaaaagtccaaaaatgaacaagaaggatgactgcattgcgatcacaaacgagttatccccgtatcaagacctatgcggattttga